A single window of Granulicella cerasi DNA harbors:
- a CDS encoding FG-GAP-like repeat-containing protein, translating into MGIPGSMYLRRALLALLMVRMGQSVCVAQGQRSAHTPPATSHASENVSGDPFARVIGSHLVDWMKPGVAGKSPAGTLGVRKEIGPALPSGLRVNAPSFVAAPFASLPATSSNGTAGLVAADLRKSGKLDAVVARGDGTLDIFLNPGSFASLPTLASTQDTSALQYSPAIQELYAADLNGDSYPDLVAMDLQNSAVLVWIGNGDGTFKSAVSYPVSMASGANWLNSNGGICIIGDFNKDGLPDLALIAKNQLQPGQTTTLLSEQTFINVGGGKFTPGKEVDVTFNDIYQLQYGGGDLLTTDGKTVSGIVFPIADSGASNPAKAGSSLLVMTSNGDGSFTAPIEPTAALFSNAVLEILHATNLTANFKNFPLKYGSILGTGMASTDILSVVNGALYDSPYTAGSGSPTSARLLVGAYQGAGFQTSPTGPNTTFPISNDTNLQIADFDGDGYLDAIVTMPGSAYVFPNGGAAAFATPPSQIVTPGGTAFVAGDFDGSGYASLLWGDNTLPQLAYYQNLGVKNVAQAGEFYAAPTLAGTALNNGATYNVFGGNIHTFEAVDLNGDGLLDVLASDASSEYLVGPNQVTPIVVGFNTGAAPSVSQKSGFKYVTALSSATLSSLFANQYVVHPTLIRSGKNVRIVLSDGAATSNAIYVATLDPTGTAGSPIKLTFAADQPGCNMNFADSGDLNGDGIPDIVVAYGGDFVCVNNTPGSGVLPGGFFTFFGNADGTFQSGQFTALGTEIYKIKLMDLTGTGKLDAVAIDAHSANSAFGHPGVTTYNVYLLTGNGVGGFTSAINIAPNYIATDAIAGDFNGDGIPDLTLTTEGYYDAAGGGVIAGTSGVLQFAGKGSYSFAPPLLVDEGHFPATATYADMNADGTRDLVVSEFTSGPGGAVTAPQLEIYPNVGGGVLAPGYTEAMVPFDFQDTGAAQFIASPLFVGNWGSGGNADLLVQGTFTSAVFLNRGAPALSLSASTATANQNAAVSFIATLSQGGATLTSATGVVTFSAGGTTLGSTTITAGVATLTTNALPVGANVVTASYTGDADAVSPTASTNVTVNAVTPAFTMTAETGSVSLPQGASTSIVLTLVANPTFSGPITLTCSGAPAESTCMVSPSSVSLTPGQSASASVVIATTAKNNHYHASNRTNWKDLPAGVSLAGVLLLLLPRKRRRRSLGVLCMAVLAVTSLVLIAGCDNGGDAYPGTPVGTTTLTISATSGSLTQSQTIAMTVTSSGQ; encoded by the coding sequence ATGGGAATCCCGGGGTCGATGTATCTGCGGCGCGCTTTGCTCGCCCTCTTGATGGTGAGGATGGGCCAGTCGGTGTGCGTCGCGCAGGGGCAGAGGTCTGCTCACACTCCTCCCGCGACGTCTCATGCGTCGGAGAATGTCTCCGGAGACCCCTTCGCGCGGGTCATCGGTTCGCACCTGGTGGACTGGATGAAACCGGGCGTCGCAGGGAAATCTCCTGCCGGGACTTTGGGCGTGAGGAAGGAGATTGGCCCGGCCTTGCCGTCCGGCCTGCGGGTGAATGCGCCGTCGTTTGTGGCGGCCCCGTTTGCTTCTCTGCCAGCAACCTCATCCAATGGCACCGCAGGGCTGGTCGCGGCTGATCTCAGAAAGAGCGGGAAGCTCGACGCCGTCGTCGCCCGAGGCGACGGCACGCTGGACATCTTCCTCAACCCCGGTTCGTTCGCTTCGCTGCCGACGCTGGCCAGCACGCAGGACACCAGCGCGTTGCAGTACTCGCCCGCGATTCAGGAGCTCTACGCCGCCGACCTGAACGGAGATTCGTATCCCGACCTCGTCGCTATGGACCTTCAAAACTCGGCTGTGCTCGTCTGGATCGGCAACGGCGACGGCACCTTCAAGAGCGCGGTCAGCTATCCGGTCTCGATGGCCTCGGGTGCGAACTGGCTGAACAGCAACGGCGGCATCTGCATTATCGGCGACTTCAATAAGGATGGCCTGCCGGACCTAGCGCTGATTGCCAAGAATCAGTTGCAGCCCGGTCAGACGACGACCCTGCTCAGCGAGCAGACCTTCATCAACGTCGGCGGCGGCAAGTTCACCCCTGGCAAAGAGGTTGACGTCACCTTCAACGATATTTACCAGCTCCAGTATGGAGGCGGTGATCTCCTCACGACCGACGGCAAGACCGTCAGCGGCATCGTTTTTCCGATCGCGGACTCGGGCGCGTCGAATCCTGCCAAAGCCGGCTCCAGCCTGCTCGTGATGACCAGCAATGGCGACGGAAGTTTTACGGCGCCGATTGAGCCTACAGCCGCGCTCTTCTCGAACGCCGTTCTGGAGATTCTCCACGCGACGAACCTCACCGCCAACTTCAAGAACTTCCCGCTCAAGTACGGCAGCATCCTCGGCACGGGCATGGCGTCGACGGATATTCTTTCGGTTGTCAATGGAGCGCTCTACGACAGCCCGTATACGGCTGGCTCGGGGAGCCCGACCAGCGCCAGGCTACTCGTCGGCGCGTATCAGGGGGCAGGCTTCCAGACTTCGCCGACCGGGCCGAACACGACCTTCCCGATTTCCAACGATACGAACCTGCAGATAGCGGACTTCGACGGCGACGGTTACCTCGATGCCATAGTGACGATGCCGGGCAGCGCCTATGTGTTTCCCAACGGCGGAGCCGCCGCGTTTGCCACGCCGCCGTCGCAGATCGTCACCCCCGGTGGCACTGCTTTTGTCGCGGGAGACTTCGATGGCTCCGGCTATGCGTCGCTGCTCTGGGGCGACAACACGCTGCCGCAGTTGGCGTACTACCAAAACCTTGGTGTGAAGAATGTTGCGCAGGCAGGGGAGTTCTATGCCGCGCCTACGCTGGCGGGTACAGCGCTCAACAACGGTGCTACCTATAACGTCTTTGGTGGAAACATTCACACCTTTGAAGCGGTCGACCTCAACGGCGACGGGCTGCTGGACGTCCTCGCTTCTGACGCTTCCAGCGAATATCTGGTCGGTCCGAACCAGGTTACGCCCATCGTCGTGGGTTTCAACACAGGTGCCGCACCGAGTGTGAGCCAGAAGAGCGGCTTCAAATATGTCACCGCACTTTCGAGCGCGACGCTTTCTTCGCTCTTTGCCAACCAATATGTAGTTCATCCCACGCTGATCAGGAGCGGCAAAAACGTACGCATCGTTTTGAGTGACGGCGCTGCCACCTCCAACGCTATTTATGTGGCAACTCTCGATCCCACCGGCACCGCCGGTTCGCCGATAAAGCTCACCTTTGCCGCTGATCAGCCAGGCTGCAATATGAACTTCGCCGACAGCGGCGACCTGAACGGCGACGGCATTCCCGATATCGTTGTCGCCTACGGCGGCGACTTCGTCTGCGTCAACAACACGCCGGGAAGTGGCGTGCTTCCTGGTGGGTTCTTCACCTTCTTCGGCAACGCTGACGGCACTTTTCAGTCCGGTCAATTCACCGCTCTGGGCACGGAGATCTACAAGATCAAGCTGATGGACCTTACTGGCACCGGCAAGCTCGACGCCGTGGCTATTGACGCGCATTCTGCTAACTCTGCCTTCGGCCATCCCGGAGTCACCACTTACAACGTCTACCTGCTTACGGGTAACGGTGTCGGCGGTTTCACCTCTGCAATCAACATTGCGCCGAACTACATCGCCACCGACGCAATCGCCGGTGACTTTAACGGCGACGGCATCCCCGACCTTACGCTGACGACCGAAGGCTACTACGACGCTGCAGGTGGTGGAGTGATTGCTGGCACTTCGGGGGTGCTGCAGTTCGCTGGTAAAGGCAGCTATAGCTTTGCTCCGCCATTGCTGGTCGACGAAGGCCACTTTCCTGCAACGGCCACCTATGCGGACATGAACGCGGACGGCACCAGGGACCTCGTGGTTTCGGAGTTCACCAGCGGGCCCGGCGGTGCGGTGACCGCTCCGCAATTGGAGATCTATCCCAACGTCGGCGGTGGTGTGCTGGCGCCCGGATACACCGAGGCGATGGTGCCGTTTGATTTTCAGGACACGGGCGCAGCGCAGTTCATCGCCTCGCCTCTCTTCGTGGGCAACTGGGGCAGTGGAGGCAACGCCGATCTGCTTGTCCAGGGCACCTTCACCTCGGCGGTCTTTCTCAATCGAGGCGCGCCCGCGCTATCGCTATCGGCGAGCACCGCGACTGCAAATCAAAACGCGGCAGTGAGCTTTATCGCGACGCTTTCGCAGGGTGGCGCGACGCTCACCTCTGCCACGGGCGTGGTCACATTCTCTGCAGGCGGCACCACGCTTGGCTCCACTACGATCACTGCCGGTGTGGCGACTCTTACGACGAACGCACTGCCAGTCGGTGCGAACGTGGTCACGGCTTCGTACACCGGAGACGCTGACGCTGTTTCTCCGACGGCGTCTACCAACGTCACGGTCAACGCCGTCACACCTGCGTTCACGATGACCGCAGAGACGGGCAGCGTCTCGCTCCCTCAGGGTGCGTCCACCTCCATCGTGCTCACGCTTGTGGCGAACCCCACCTTCAGTGGGCCGATCACGCTGACCTGCTCCGGTGCTCCGGCAGAGTCCACGTGCATGGTGAGTCCGTCCAGCGTGAGCCTCACGCCCGGACAGAGCGCGAGCGCATCGGTCGTCATTGCGACCACTGCAAAGAACAACCACTATCACGCGAGCAATCGAACCAATTGGAAGGATCTCCCCGCTGGCGTGAGCCTTGCGGGCGTTCTTCTTCTCCTGCTGCCACGCAAGCGTAGACGTCGCTCGCTCGGTGTTCTTTGCATGGCCGTCCTGGCTGTCACATCGCTTGTGCTGATCGCAGGCTGCGACAACGGCGGCGATGCGTATCCGGGCACACCGGTGGGCACGACGACGTTGACCATCTCGGCCACATCGGGAAGCCTCACGCAATCGCAGACCATCGCCATGACCGTCACTTCCTCCGGCCAGTAA
- a CDS encoding Ig-like domain repeat protein: protein MIDASNRASLKGSLHPLATHAADRGIAPDSLELGRTILLLQRSAAQQKALDQLAQDQQNPQSPRYHKWITPEQFGVQYGVATQDIDAVDKWLQSFGLQVEPTMPGHNIVAFTGTHAQLKAAFNTELHRYDVNGTQYYANATRPSIPAALAPVIAGFASLNNFPKPGQHTKTQSLHHAGGAWSPQAGTHAAFSRYQPNDTTSLGGQNFYALAPYDLATIYNLRPLWDAGIDGTGQSIAIIGDADIDTADVDYFRKAFGLPATKLNVIHYGPDPGGGDGSGVEEASLDVEWAGAVAKNATIDLVISPNTATSAGIDSAAIYVIENNLTSILNASFGECEIGLGTAGNEFYSEIWEQAAAQGITVTVAAGDSGSATCDQGSSAAFNGLTVSGIASTPYNVAVGGTDLYGTYLDPSRYWTTSNDPTTLQSARSYVPELPWNNSCGSPQVLAYMQSLGATDTTTEALCNDYNVQGVLTTAGGSGGVSSCASADPNTGQCLGGYAKPAWQSQLQGVPADGARDLPDISLMSGSGSWGSLYLFCASLGGGSCDVNSNISGAGGTSFASPIFAGLMALVQQKTSSAQGNPNYILYKLAQTQLAGGNASACATSNLLTGNSCVFYDITAGTNAVPCFSGTLDCTLSNSADLYGVLPGYAANAGYDLATGIGSINFTNMVNAWQSAASSFTASSTALTSTNTTINYGSPLSLNVAVGAVSPATGTPTGDISVVSNSSVLNSNAIAGETLVNGASSITATLLPGGTYQLSAHYTGDMTFAPSESAPLTVHIMPYPITNLALDASTASIVPNQNVTLSITVPGLSGGVTPTGTVTFTNATSNAVLGTATLSSVAGATNATGYLTVSSSQLQPGANSLTATFSGDLDYSRVTTAATTVVLGNPFAASINPSALTLSANTAGTATVTLTPLGSLALNPANISLKCPATLPAGLNCVFSTPVAGANGTVLSTLSLQTASPLITIHPLSAKAVPTHNANWLLHGSVLSMAGLMLFGVRRRRLSLSVATAILLSSAAFLVGCSNNSNSQNSPTAPLSATVTTLSASSATAALKSPITFTASVAPASGSGSPSGAVTFTSASGTVGTAAVNAGTASLTLSSLPAGTQSLTATYSGDAVFASSTSAARAVDITFATTLTITASDTYGDTTTANLDLNVN, encoded by the coding sequence ATGATTGACGCAAGCAACCGCGCTTCGTTGAAGGGCTCTCTCCATCCGCTGGCGACGCACGCTGCTGATCGCGGCATCGCACCGGACTCTCTTGAGTTGGGTAGAACGATCCTCCTTCTACAACGAAGCGCCGCGCAGCAGAAGGCGCTCGACCAACTGGCACAGGATCAGCAGAACCCGCAGTCGCCGCGTTATCACAAGTGGATTACGCCTGAGCAGTTCGGCGTGCAGTACGGCGTTGCCACGCAGGACATCGATGCAGTCGACAAATGGCTGCAGAGCTTTGGACTTCAAGTGGAGCCCACGATGCCAGGGCATAACATTGTGGCCTTCACCGGTACGCATGCTCAGCTCAAGGCTGCTTTCAACACAGAGCTTCACCGCTATGACGTAAACGGAACGCAGTACTACGCAAACGCCACCAGGCCGAGCATTCCTGCCGCCCTTGCGCCTGTGATCGCCGGGTTCGCATCGCTGAACAACTTCCCCAAGCCGGGGCAACATACCAAGACACAAAGCCTGCATCATGCAGGTGGCGCGTGGTCGCCGCAGGCAGGCACTCATGCTGCGTTCTCGCGCTACCAGCCTAACGACACGACGAGTCTCGGTGGTCAAAACTTTTACGCTCTCGCTCCGTACGACCTCGCCACTATCTATAACCTTCGTCCGCTTTGGGATGCAGGTATCGATGGCACCGGCCAGTCCATTGCGATCATCGGGGACGCTGATATCGACACCGCCGACGTCGACTACTTCCGCAAAGCATTCGGCCTACCCGCTACGAAACTCAACGTTATCCACTATGGCCCTGACCCCGGCGGCGGCGATGGCTCGGGTGTCGAAGAAGCAAGTCTTGATGTTGAATGGGCAGGCGCTGTCGCAAAGAATGCGACGATCGATCTCGTGATCTCGCCGAATACGGCCACCTCCGCCGGTATCGACTCGGCTGCGATCTACGTGATCGAGAACAACCTGACCTCCATCCTGAACGCAAGCTTCGGCGAGTGCGAAATCGGACTCGGCACCGCGGGCAATGAGTTCTATTCCGAGATTTGGGAGCAAGCCGCAGCGCAGGGCATCACTGTAACCGTTGCTGCCGGAGACTCCGGTTCGGCGACCTGCGATCAAGGCAGCTCTGCAGCGTTCAACGGACTTACCGTCAGCGGCATCGCGTCGACTCCGTATAACGTTGCAGTCGGCGGCACCGACCTTTACGGCACATATCTCGACCCCAGCAGATACTGGACGACGAGCAACGATCCCACGACGCTTCAATCCGCGCGATCCTACGTGCCGGAGCTTCCCTGGAACAACAGTTGCGGTAGCCCGCAGGTGCTTGCCTACATGCAGTCGCTGGGAGCTACCGACACCACCACGGAAGCGCTCTGCAACGACTACAACGTGCAGGGAGTGTTGACGACGGCCGGCGGTTCCGGCGGTGTGAGCAGTTGCGCCTCTGCAGATCCCAACACCGGCCAGTGTCTTGGTGGTTATGCAAAACCCGCGTGGCAGAGCCAGCTGCAAGGGGTTCCTGCAGATGGCGCGCGTGACCTGCCCGATATTTCCCTCATGTCCGGGAGCGGTTCCTGGGGCTCGCTCTATCTCTTCTGCGCATCGCTTGGTGGAGGAAGCTGCGATGTGAACAGTAACATCTCGGGTGCTGGCGGCACCTCTTTTGCAAGCCCCATCTTCGCCGGACTGATGGCGCTCGTGCAGCAGAAAACTTCTTCGGCACAAGGCAATCCCAACTACATCCTCTACAAGCTCGCGCAGACGCAGCTCGCTGGCGGCAATGCTTCCGCTTGCGCCACGTCAAACCTCCTCACAGGCAATAGCTGCGTCTTCTATGACATAACGGCTGGAACCAATGCGGTGCCGTGCTTCTCTGGTACGCTCGACTGCACGCTGTCCAACTCTGCAGATCTCTATGGCGTGCTGCCTGGCTATGCCGCGAACGCGGGATATGACCTTGCCACCGGCATTGGCTCTATCAACTTCACCAACATGGTGAACGCCTGGCAGAGCGCAGCTTCATCCTTCACCGCATCTTCAACGGCCCTGACTTCGACCAACACGACGATCAACTATGGCTCGCCGCTGAGCTTGAATGTAGCGGTCGGCGCTGTGAGCCCAGCGACAGGAACGCCGACAGGCGATATCTCTGTCGTAAGCAACAGTAGCGTGCTGAATAGCAACGCCATCGCTGGCGAAACGCTGGTCAATGGTGCGTCGAGCATCACAGCAACGCTGCTGCCCGGTGGTACGTATCAACTCTCCGCACACTACACGGGCGACATGACCTTCGCGCCGAGTGAGTCGGCTCCGCTCACCGTGCACATCATGCCGTATCCCATCACGAACCTCGCGCTCGACGCATCTACTGCGAGCATAGTGCCCAACCAAAACGTCACGCTCTCGATCACCGTTCCCGGCCTTAGTGGCGGCGTCACGCCTACGGGAACCGTAACCTTCACCAACGCGACTTCGAACGCCGTACTCGGCACGGCGACGTTGAGTTCTGTTGCAGGCGCGACGAATGCGACAGGATACCTCACCGTTTCTTCTTCGCAACTGCAACCCGGTGCGAACTCGCTCACGGCCACCTTCTCAGGCGACCTCGACTACAGCCGTGTTACGACGGCTGCTACAACGGTTGTGCTTGGCAATCCGTTTGCGGCTTCCATCAATCCATCTGCGCTCACGCTTTCGGCGAACACTGCCGGTACTGCAACGGTAACGCTCACGCCGCTCGGCTCTCTCGCACTCAACCCTGCAAACATCAGCCTCAAATGCCCTGCAACGCTACCTGCTGGGTTGAACTGCGTCTTCAGCACGCCGGTTGCGGGAGCGAATGGCACGGTGCTCTCTACGTTGTCGTTGCAGACAGCATCCCCACTCATCACCATCCATCCGCTTTCCGCTAAAGCCGTGCCAACCCACAACGCAAATTGGCTTCTCCATGGCTCGGTTCTGAGCATGGCGGGACTCATGTTGTTTGGCGTACGTCGTCGTCGACTTAGCTTGAGTGTTGCAACGGCCATACTGCTGAGCTCTGCGGCATTTCTCGTTGGCTGCAGCAATAACAGCAACTCACAGAACAGTCCGACGGCGCCCTTGTCCGCAACCGTCACTACGCTCTCGGCCTCTTCGGCGACAGCGGCGTTGAAGTCGCCGATCACGTTCACTGCAAGCGTGGCACCTGCTTCCGGTAGCGGGTCACCTTCCGGCGCTGTCACCTTCACGTCAGCGTCTGGCACAGTCGGCACGGCGGCTGTCAACGCGGGCACGGCAAGCCTGACGCTGAGCTCTCTGCCTGCGGGGACGCAGAGCCTCACGGCGACCTATAGCGGTGATGCTGTCTTCGCTTCGTCCACTTCAGCCGCACGCGCGGTTGACATCACGTTCGCCACAACTCTCACGATCACCGCTTCTGATACCTACGGAGATACGACAACCGCGAACCTCGATTTGAATGTGAACTAG
- a CDS encoding NAD(P)/FAD-dependent oxidoreductase, whose product MKPGQKSVVIVGAGFAGLNCAQRLAANPEIHITLLDRNNYQQFQPLLYQVASGMLSADNAAFNLRTVLAEHDNVDIVMAEVSSVDLANRTAYSAEGKTYTGDFLVLAAGAEPNFFGIPGVQEHAFPLYSLLDAERLRSRILALLEAADRESAKRNVPLEFVVIGGGPTGVEIAGAIGDVFQRTSSQAFKHLDLKSASITLVDMAKTVLTPFGTHSKEYAEEALKSRSVKLMLGVTVSEVTREGVKFADGTHLPAQLVVWAGGLKASGLSTSVGIKTGRGGRIDVQSDLSVAGFPGVYALGDFANFKSADGTALPQLASVAQQAGRHCAKNIAAVVGGDETHPFEYFDKGIMAMVGRNAAVAEVGVGRHAITGILAFAAWLGVHAALLTTVRAQVETFLEWAWEYFGDVHVDALLDRPGLNWSHGKTPTNSK is encoded by the coding sequence ATGAAGCCAGGCCAGAAGAGTGTTGTGATTGTCGGCGCGGGGTTTGCGGGACTCAACTGTGCGCAGAGACTTGCAGCGAATCCTGAGATCCACATCACGCTGCTGGACCGCAACAACTACCAGCAGTTTCAGCCGTTGCTCTATCAGGTGGCGAGCGGGATGTTGTCTGCGGACAACGCGGCCTTCAACTTGAGGACGGTTCTCGCGGAGCACGATAACGTCGACATCGTGATGGCCGAGGTCAGCTCGGTCGACTTGGCGAATCGTACAGCGTACTCCGCCGAAGGCAAAACTTATACGGGCGACTTCCTCGTGCTGGCTGCGGGCGCAGAGCCCAACTTCTTTGGCATTCCCGGCGTTCAGGAGCATGCCTTCCCGTTGTATTCGCTGCTCGACGCCGAGCGGCTGCGCTCCAGAATTCTTGCATTGCTCGAAGCCGCAGATCGCGAGAGTGCGAAGCGGAATGTGCCACTGGAGTTTGTTGTGATTGGAGGCGGCCCCACGGGTGTTGAGATTGCAGGAGCTATCGGCGATGTTTTCCAGCGCACTTCGAGCCAAGCTTTTAAGCACCTGGATTTGAAGTCTGCCTCCATCACGCTTGTGGACATGGCGAAGACCGTACTGACTCCATTCGGCACTCACTCGAAAGAGTACGCAGAGGAGGCGTTGAAGAGTCGAAGCGTGAAGCTGATGCTTGGTGTCACGGTAAGCGAGGTCACGCGCGAGGGTGTGAAGTTTGCCGATGGAACACATCTTCCTGCGCAGCTCGTTGTCTGGGCTGGCGGCCTCAAGGCATCAGGGCTCTCCACCTCTGTGGGCATCAAGACTGGCCGCGGCGGCCGGATTGATGTGCAGTCCGACCTGAGTGTCGCTGGCTTTCCCGGCGTCTATGCGCTTGGCGACTTCGCCAACTTCAAGTCTGCAGACGGAACGGCCCTCCCTCAACTTGCTTCCGTTGCACAGCAGGCTGGGCGCCACTGCGCAAAGAACATTGCTGCCGTGGTTGGGGGCGACGAGACCCATCCGTTCGAATACTTCGACAAAGGCATCATGGCGATGGTTGGTCGCAATGCTGCCGTGGCAGAGGTTGGCGTGGGCCGTCATGCGATCACCGGCATCCTTGCATTCGCAGCATGGCTTGGAGTCCACGCGGCGTTGCTAACGACAGTTCGTGCTCAGGTTGAGACATTCCTCGAATGGGCGTGGGAGTACTTCGGCGATGTTCACGTGGATGCTCTGCTGGATCGCCCCGGCCTCAATTGGTCGCACGGCAAGACGCCGACGAACTCGAAGTAG
- a CDS encoding 3-hydroxyacyl-CoA dehydrogenase NAD-binding domain-containing protein, translating to MSAQTPVRSIVVVGTGVIGASWAAFYLSRGFDVIATDPAPGAEDRLRQYVDEAWTLLASHGTASDASKDRLSFNASMQDAVSKADFVQENGPERPDLKTKLFADMDEAAAPHVLLASSSSGLTMDVIQSQCKHPERCVIGHPFNPPHIIPLVEVVGGAKTSEETIQRALDFYASVGKKAVRLNKALPGHVANRFQAALYKEVLYLVQAGVLSVEDADIAIAYGPGLRWGVMGPSLQWHLGGGPGGIQHFMEHLMPPLTGLMGALAAPQVTDELKQTVINGVMKETKGLTVDQLTGKENEVLLGLLALREKAGF from the coding sequence ATGTCAGCGCAAACACCAGTCCGTAGCATCGTGGTTGTGGGTACGGGCGTCATCGGAGCAAGCTGGGCGGCCTTTTATCTCTCGCGCGGATTCGACGTGATCGCAACCGATCCTGCGCCGGGCGCGGAAGATCGCCTGCGTCAGTACGTTGATGAAGCTTGGACGCTGCTCGCGAGTCACGGTACCGCTTCTGATGCCTCGAAGGATCGTCTCTCGTTCAACGCTTCGATGCAGGACGCGGTGAGCAAGGCGGACTTCGTACAGGAGAACGGCCCTGAGCGTCCTGACTTGAAGACGAAGCTCTTCGCCGATATGGACGAGGCTGCGGCACCGCATGTGCTGCTGGCTTCGAGCTCCTCGGGGCTCACGATGGACGTCATCCAATCGCAGTGCAAGCACCCTGAGCGCTGCGTGATCGGGCATCCATTCAATCCGCCACACATCATTCCCCTAGTCGAAGTCGTTGGCGGCGCAAAGACTTCGGAGGAGACGATCCAGCGAGCGCTCGACTTCTATGCTTCGGTTGGCAAGAAGGCTGTTCGTCTCAACAAGGCTTTGCCAGGGCATGTAGCCAATCGCTTCCAGGCCGCACTCTACAAAGAGGTGCTCTACCTTGTACAGGCCGGCGTGCTGAGTGTGGAGGATGCGGATATCGCTATCGCATACGGTCCAGGCTTGCGTTGGGGCGTGATGGGCCCGAGCCTTCAGTGGCACCTCGGCGGTGGCCCTGGTGGTATTCAACACTTCATGGAACATCTGATGCCGCCGCTTACTGGCTTGATGGGCGCGCTCGCTGCGCCGCAGGTGACGGATGAGCTGAAGCAGACCGTGATCAATGGCGTGATGAAGGAGACGAAGGGGCTCACGGTCGACCAACTCACGGGCAAAGAGAATGAAGTGCTGTTGGGGCTTCTTGCTTTGCGTGAGAAGGCTGGATTCTAA